TTTAATACAACGCATTTTTTGTGCATGTTGTAAAAGAATGTAGGTGAAAACGAGTATTTATAGCATGTTGTAAATATAATGTTGTCATAGACTATTTTTCTGGTAGTGTAcgttatatgtatatatatagtctTCTTCCACCATGATCAACCACCATGCGCCCCTTGGTTTTTCTCTgacttctccaatatcccctgtTTCATCCACCCTCTCACTATAAACCCTCTCATGCTCCCCTCACAAATTTCCAGTCCAAACAATCACATTTCAATATTTCATTGCTTTGAGATCGATTACTGATTATTCCAAATAGCAATGGAGATTCAAGCAGAAAACCCGCTGTCGGATAAAGAGAGCAAACGGGTCGGGCAGGGCGGCAAGATGAGGAGCAACAGCAACAGAAGCACAATGTTCAAAGAAGACGATCAATGCTATGTGGAAGTGGCACTCGATGGTTGCGACGACAATACCTTTGTGCTTCGGAACATCAGAGGAGCTGAACCTGAGTCGACGTCAGCAAGGCTAGAGAGAAGACGATCCGTTGCTTCTCAACTCTCTTTTAAACTCAAGAAAGTCACACGTGAACTGAAACGCATGAAATCTTCCTTGAGCTTCAAGAAGGTCGACAGGCCCACCAAGCCCGGTATTGCTCGTGCCCTTAAGGGACTCAAGCTCATGACCAAAAATGTGTGCAGTGAAGGTTGGCCAGAGATCGAAATAAGGTTTGATGAATTGGCTGTCGATGGAACTCTTCCAAAATCAGTCTTTGCTCAATGCATAGGTACGTGATAAAGAAGTCAGAAATGTTTTCTTGTCAAACAATATGTTTCGCAGTATATGTAGGAGTAATGGATATATTAATGATTTTGTTTGTTGCGTTTGTGATCAGGGATGAAAGAGTCGAGTGAGTTTGCTTGCGAAGTATTCGATGCATTGGCTCGTCGGAGAGGAATAACATCGTGTTGTGTGACCAAGGAAGAGTTGAGAGAATTTTGGGAACAAATTTCAGATCACAGCTTCAATGCCAGGCTTCAAACCTTCTTTGACATGTGAGATCATTCGTTCCTATAATTTATTTTAAccaaaagaatttgattttgattttcctTTGATCTACATCACTATAAGATACATTATTGCGTGCCTACTTGCTACTTTATTTGCAGCCCAACCGGCAtacataatatgtttttgtgATCCTACTATTCCCAGCATATATAATTGAATAGACGATATCAGATTGATAAGCCAAAACTATTTGGAAGTTCTTGATAGTAACAGAGTGAATGATGTATATCGTACAGTTGGTCTTGGATAAAATTATATCCTCACATTAACGACATTTTTTTCCATTTGTTTGAGCATGACACATACATTAATGCATGGTGAATATGTAACAGGGTGGATAAAAATGCAGATGGTCGAATCTctgaagaagaggtgaaagagGTGAGTTAAATAATTCTTCGGAAAATGAAATTGTTATGGGAAATAAAGTTACAAAacttatacatatatattcatttaaCTGTGCAGATTATTACCTTAAGTGCCGCTGCTAATAAGCTGTCAAAAATTCTAGAGCATGCTGAGGAATATGCAGCATTGATTATGGAAGAGCTTGATCATGACAACCTTGGATATATTGATGTTAGtttagatctctctctctcttttatgtTCTTCAATTTTTGGGCATTTTAATGAAGTTTTACCAATTTGGGCCTGGACTGCAGTTGTACAACTTGAAAATGCTACTTCTTCCGGACCCAACCCAATCTTCAAACCTGGAAACAGACAGCTACATTCAGAGCCGGTTGCTAAGTGAAAAGCTGGTTCCGACCAAAGAGCACAACCCTATAAGGCGGTGGTGCCGGCGGCTGTCCTACTTTGTTGAGGATAACTGGAGGCGGATTTGGGTCATTCTGCTATGGCTTTTGATATGCATGGGCCTCTTTGCTTGGAAATTCATTCAGTATAGACAAAGGGAGGTCTTCCATGTAATGGGCTATTGTGTGTGCATTGCCAAAGGTGGAGCTGAGACCCTAAAGTTtaacatggccctgattcttcTTCCGGTGTGTAGAAATACAATTACTTGGCTAAGAAGCAAGACCCAGTTAGGAGGTGTAGTTCCATTTGATGAcaatatcaattttcataaGGTAAGGTGCTAAACTTGTGTTAGGCTATTGTTTCCTACTCTTCGCTCTGAAGATTTTTGTGcatatgtttttttttgaaacggcaTATGTTTTCATCACATGTATTGTCGAATCTACCATTTAGACTAACATGTATGTTCATTTTTCAAGTTATAAAAACTTTAAAACAGTTAAAAAGTTACATGGTAAGATTAGAACATGAAAATGATAATAAACATTGGGGGAATTATTTTGCAAGTGAAGAAAAGTGGTTTAAAACCACATCGATCTCCACATTTCATCATTTTTATGGACAatctttctccaaaaaaaaaagaaaaatcatttaTATGAACAATCAAACCGcagctcaaaaaaaaaaaaattgcattcttCATATCCATGCAATGTATTTTGCTACTTTGCTAATCACATTGTGCATTAGGTGATCGCGTTTGGAATTGCAGTTGGGGTCAGTCTCCATGCCGGTTCCCATCTTACATGCGACTTCCCCAGGCTACTACATTCAACCAATGATCAATACGACAAGATGAAGCCATTTTTCGGCCAAAAACGACCCGACAACTATTGGTGGTTTGTGAAGGGAACCGAGGGCTGGACCGGGGTGGTTATGGTGGCACTAATGCTAGTTGCATACACATTGGCTCAACCTTGGTTCCGTCGCAATCGACTAAGAAACctccctaaaaccctaaagaaAGTTACTGGGTTCAATGCGTTTTGGTACTCCCATCACCTCTTTATCATTGTGTACATCCTCCTTATTATCCATGGATACTTCCTCTACCTCTCCAAGGACTGGGACAAGAAAACAGTAAGTGATCCTTCAAATTATTGTACTATTTCAATGAAGCAAAATTTATAAATGGCAAAGCCTTTTGTTACTTTCTGCCTCAACACTTTTGACTTGCTCGTTTTCATGAATGGTCATTGCAGACATGGATGTATCTGGCTTTCCCAGTAATAATGTATGCATGTGAGCGTTTGCTTCGTGCTTTCAGGTCTGGATATGAATCAGTGAAGATCTTAAAGGTATAGTCATTGTTGCGAAAGTTGTTTAATTTCTTTCCAGCAATTATATAATGGATTAGCTATTATATCTAAATAGCTAATCCATTATGTGCTATTGAAAAGCGGAATAATAATTGAacttattttctttgaatttcaaTAATATCAGGTTACTGTTTACCCGGGAAACGTATTGGCACTCCATATGTCAAAACCACAGGGATTAAAATATACCAGTGGACAGTACATTTACATAAATTGTTCTGCTATTTCCTCATTTCAATGGTACTTTGATCATTAGTATTTTGTACTTATCCCAACTAAAAGTTTTTGatttgtcaaattttttttttgttgcttaaAATGCATTCATTTTACACTTCTGTTTAGTTATCATCTTAATTATAACAATTAACGTGTCTTATAGGCATCCATTCTCAATTACTTCGGCTCCTGGAGACGACTATCTAAGTGTTCATATTCGCACGTTGGGTGATTGGACATCTCAGCTCAAATACATTTTCTCTCGggtaattaaattaatttaatttgtaTATTGTATTGATCAATATCTTGAGCATATGTGTCTGAATTAGTTTTGGCTTATGATGAAAACTGCAGGTTTGCGAACGTCCTCCTCTAGAGCTCAGTGGCCTTCTAAGAGCTGATATTGAACAACCTGATATACAACTTAGGTAAAGTTATTTTGTAGCATTTAAATTCCAGTACCCAAATGCATGTTAAGTACAGTTGCCCACGAGAATGTGAATTTGTGTAAAATTTATCAGGGCAAAATTTCACCCATATTAATAGCTAACAATAATCCACCGACAAAACCCTAATTAACGTTCTTGAAACTAATCTAAGCATATATGAGCAGGATGCCAAGACTTCTTATTGATGGTCCATATGGTGCACCAGCTCAAGACTACAAAAACTACGAAGTTCTTCTACTTGTTGGACTTGGAATTGGAGCAACTCCATTAATAAGCATACTCAAAGATGTGCTTAACAACATTAAGCGACAGAAAGAACTAGACGCTCAAATGTTGGTGGAAAGTGGTGTTAAGAGAAAGTCTACTTTTGCaacaaaacgtgcttatttctACTGGATCACAAGAGAGCAAGGCTCGTTCGAGTGGTTTAGGGGTGTGATGAATGAGGTCGCAGAAAATGACCTCGACGGGGTGATTGAGATGCACAACTACTGCACCAGTGTCTATGAAGAAGGAGATGCTAGAtctgctctgattactatgctTCAGTCTATAAACCATGCCAAAAATGGTGTGGATGTTGTATCAGGAACGAGGGTGAAGACGCATTTTGCAAGACCAAAATGGCGTAATGTTTTTAAGCATGTGGCAGTAAACCATCCTGATAAAAAAGTTGGTAAGTGCTACTACTGCATACCCTGAGCTCTTATGTTTGAGGTATTTAAACCCGAAATATGTACTTTTTCTACGATCATTTTTTTTacttgctttattttatgaggCGAATGGTAATAGTTGATCCCACATAGGTATAGTTATGAAATGTACATTTTACTCGTATAATTCAAGATTTATAATACACAATTAGAATTAAAAGTTAAGtaaaagaagtaaaaaaaaaaaacttaataaagTATCTAAAAAAGACTAGACTTCATTACGTAATTGATTGCATGTCAAATAAATGTGAATAAAATATTTCCTACTTATTTGTCAAATATGAAgcacctttttttcttttatgatcACTGTGATGTACATTGAGTTGTTTCTTCTTGTACCTTTGATGCAGGAGTGTTTTATTGTGGCGCACATGGATTAGTTGGGGAGTTAAAGATGTTAGCTAAAGACTTTTCCAGAAAAACTGAGACCGAGTTTGATTTCCACAAAGAGAACTTTTAGTTCCACCCTAACCATATATCTCTTTTAAAGATATTTTAGGGTTATATATAGATGTAATGTGTAAGTAATATTGATAGGgggtgaaattcacactccttattttacaatttacattccatgtttcatttttttgtaacttaaattttatctttttttgagaattttGACCCATTACGGAAATagggagtgtggatttcactctcTTATTGATATCATTGACAATTCCATCAATTTATTCCATTCATCAAGATTTTCCAAGTTGTATAATAATGAAGCTGGTAGTTTATGAATTATGAAGTCTTGTATTCATTCAAAGATGCTACTCTTACTTTATGACAAACTTTGGCAAATTAATTATAggcaaaaaaaatttcttcagaAAAAAAACTGAACCACTAATCTTAACAGTTAATAAAGGCCAATCTTTATTCTGAATGCCTCCTAATTGGAAAGTTCTTCTCTCCAGCCCATtgagaccaaattaagcaacCTAGGTTCAAAAAGCTTCATGCTTTATTATTTCATAAATTTGTACCCTTTTCATTACTCTAACCAATAAAAACCAATAACGAACCAAGGAAGGTAGAGTAGTAGTGCACTAGTGCACAACTCAAACTGGGATTAGGAAAGAAAAACTACTCCTGCTTAGCCAAAGAGTTTGATTTAACTATATTCCACAAACAGAACCAAAATTCCTTAATCTAGTTAGTTAAAAATTAGTCCCTCTAACTACCTTTCCCCATATTCTCTAGTTATTAAAAAAAGCAGGAGATTTTGGGGTTCCTTCCTCTGTTCCTCTCATTTTTCAAGAAAGCTTTCATTATAAAACTGGGAATGCTAGTAATCTTAGCTAGCAAAGCATCAAATCCTAAATTGCTAGGTGTCCAAAGTGTCCATTAGAAAATAACAAGTATTTaaaaaatcttttattttattggaTTGGATGTACTAAATGGTAAATTGCCACCCCACCAAGAACCAAAATTTAAGGACCCCAGTGTTTTCTCCAGTGTGCAAATCATTTAACCCTCAGCTCACTAGAACCTTCTCACCATATAAAAACCCTCATCAACTTCATTCTGAAGCATTCCCACTTCCCACACAAGAAAGCAAgtctcttttcatttcttttggcAAATGGTGAAGAAGCTGATTAACAAGCCCAAAAGAGAACTCAAAGAGATACTGATCTCTCATCTCTAAGACACAAACATTTGTGTGCGTGCTCTCTCATAACTTCTGTCATATCCTCCAATGGCTTCAACAACTGAACCCAAAGGAGAAATCCAAGAAGTATCTGAAGATGTTTCTACTGAAACTCTCAAATACAAGGTAAAAAACAAAAGCCTATGTTTTAGCTAATTTCAAACCCTCCTCTGTTTTGGTCTTTTTCTAACACCTCTTCGCTGTTTAATTCGCAGACTTGGGTATTGAAGGTCTCCATTCACTGTGGTGCTTGCAGCAAGAAGGTCACCAAAATCTTGAAGAAAATTGATGGTAAACCTTAAATCCTTGACATGCTTACTATTCTTTGATTTTCTGAAGTGGGTGCGTAACTGTTTCTTCCAAGACTGCTATTTTCTGAAGTTCAGTTTTTCACTGTGTACTGGAGAGGTTTCATAGCTTTTAACATCTGGGTTTATTAATTGTGTCGAAAGTTTGCAGCTTTAACTCAAATCGTGTACTCTCTATTTATGGCCGATATGATGGGTTTTGTTCATTTATTAAGTTCTCACTCTTTTTTAGTACGACCATGTGTTCAATTACTGTTtctcattgatttttttttttttgtgcgtTTTCAGGGGTTTACATTACAAGGGTCGACTATTTGCAGCAAAAAGTGACGGTCATTGGGAATGTGGAGGCTGAAACTTTGATCAAGACACTGACCAAGAAAACAACGAAACACGTTGAGTTGTTGTGGCCTGACCCGAAAGACAATTCCAAAGACAAGAAACAGAGTAAACCCAAAGGCAATGAGAAACAGAGTGAAATCTCCGAGGAAGCAAAAGCAAAccacggcggcggcggcggagaTAAGAAAAAGGGTAAAGAGCCGGTGAAGGATGAAGTTGTTGAAGTGCAAGAGTCTGGTGGGGGTAAGAAGAACTTTGAAGTTGGTAGTTCTAGCAATAGTAAAGGTGTTGAGGAAGGTAATGTTGTTAAACCACATGAGGGTGGCGGCGGTGGTGGGGAAGGAAAATTAAAGGAGGCACAGACTGGCAGCTTGCCCAGCCAGTCACAGCCGGCGGCGGCTGAAAAGCAAAGTGGGGGTGTTGAGAGTGAAGCTGTGGGGGAGAAAAGTGGAGGTGGTGCTGGCAATGGTGGTGGGGGTGggggtaaaaagaaaaagggcaAGGGGCAGAACGGGAATCACAATGTCAATGCTGCTGAAGGTGAACTGGTTGTCAACGCACCAAGCACCGGTTCACCACCGGTTCAGCCCGGGCCTCAGCCTCAGCCTCAGCCTCATGGGCCGCCTAATGTTCAGAGCCAAGTGCCCAATGTGCAGAGGCCTATTCCAGTTCCAGCCTCTCATGGCCCGCCACCTCAGCAGCAGGTGTATGAGCACCCGTACTACCCaaggcagcagcagcagcagtatGAGCATCCTTACCCAAGGCAGCAGCACTATGAGCACCCTTACCCAATGCAGCAGCAACAGCACTTTACTCCTGTGCATGCGATGAACTACAATGCAGCACACCCCAGCATTAGCTACGGTGCGGCTGGCTATGCTCCACAACCTGTTTATTCTCAGTCGCACACTTATGCAAATTGGAGTTTGGGGAATGAGGTTGATCCACCAGCCTATGATTTGGACAACCTTCCGCCTGCGCCGCCGTTCCATCCTCCACAGGCCTATCCACCACATCCTTACAACTCATCTGATTCCGATACCTATGCATTCTTCAGTGATGAAAATCCAAATGGGTGCGGTATCATGTGAGGTCTTGGCGGTGCAATGGGGGCGTAAGGGACGTGGTGTCTGGAGGGAAGCTTACATTGCTCGTGTAAGTGATCAAGTGCGTGGGGGATTGTCTGTGTTGTGGTATCGAGTACTGTGGATATGGTAAGATGATGATGTTTAATCTAGGGGGAGGGGAAGAATAAACTTGGGGTTTTAGGGGGTTAACTTTATCTAGTGCTTTTTAGCATGTAGCTCTGAGGACTAATGTATGCTTTTAGTTTTAGTTGGTTACCCAATTGTAACTAATGCCTTGTCTGATGGGTTGAACTATTAATTGGATTTGGCATTGGGTTGTTATGACATTCTGACTCGTGAGATGAATCTTCAAGGGTCTTAAGCTTGAGTAAAAAGTAGGTTTACGAGCACTATTAGCCTAGTGTCTTAATATCAATGTTGTAAAGCAAAAGAATTTGACCCCATGATGCACTTTCTCTTGGTTGTGATTATCTTGCAAATTGCTTGGTTTGTTATAGGACCACCGCAATCTTTCAAGCTTCAAATTGCTATCTGATGTGTAAAGATAATAATGGTAAAGTGTGAAGATTAATTAAACTTGATTATCTTAGAGGTGTGCTTAAAGTTTCTAAAGGAAGATTACATTAAATTGTGAACTGGAAAGAACAATTTACATTGTGCAAGGCCTTAAATTGTCTGTCTTTTTTCTGGATTTAGAaacccatttcagactccactAAAGCAATGGAAGTCTTGACCTTTGGATTTGAtggtttttctttctattatgtGCTTCACTGCACAGTTCTTTCTTCTGTGTATGATTGCTGCAATTGCTACTTATTTGTGAAAGTTCAGATCCACCAAATAGCAGAGCTCCTTTCTCCTTATAAGCCTAAATAAGCATTAAAGAAATAAATCTTCAAGAAAAAGTTTTACTTTAATTAGAAACATCTCTTACTTCCATTAACCTTTGGAGTTTGTGATACACTGTCTTCTTGCTTTTACTCTGATTTAATTTTTCACTTCTTTTAATCTTGGCTACTGCTTTAGAACTAAAAGCAAATTTGTACAGTAGTAGGTAGGCCTTTCTTTAATCCTTTCTTTTGAGACCATCTTATTAGGCATAGAACCCTACAAAAAACTCATGCTTATCAGATTATGATATGCACAAAACCCAGGAGATAAGCTTTGATTgttgattagtttctatttgACTTCACATTAGTCTGTTTTTGGCAAGTGGTTTATGGTTATAAAGAGTATTATCTCACTCATCTGTTTTAAAGAAGCAGCTAGTGACACTTGGCCAGACTCCATCTTAATACTGGAGTCATAATTCTTTATGTCTAAGTGGGTTTTTTGCGATTATATCAGTAACAATCTGTGGAGGAACCAGCAATTTGATGGGTCCTAAACAAAATATTCCCCTTTGTCATATCTTGAAGAGAAATTGTGGACTCATAATTTCAATGACAAAACACTGCTCAGCTTGGATGTCTTTCAATCCATGGAGAAAGCTCTCTTTTTGGGTATTTTATTCTCTCGCCCACTAGAATTTTCATTTGACATTCCAAGCTTGAGAACGTCATTGAGTTATTCttattcgtttttttttttttttttttttgactgatAAGGGATTAGacgatattagttc
Above is a genomic segment from Rosa chinensis cultivar Old Blush chromosome 3, RchiOBHm-V2, whole genome shotgun sequence containing:
- the LOC121048790 gene encoding respiratory burst oxidase homolog protein B-like isoform X1; this encodes MEIQAENPLSDKESKRVGQGGKMRSNSNRSTMFKEDDQCYVEVALDGCDDNTFVLRNIRGAEPESTSARLERRRSVASQLSFKLKKVTRELKRMKSSLSFKKVDRPTKPGIARALKGLKLMTKNVCSEGWPEIEIRFDELAVDGTLPKSVFAQCIGMKESSEFACEVFDALARRRGITSCCVTKEELREFWEQISDHSFNARLQTFFDMVDKNADGRISEEEVKEIITLSAAANKLSKILEHAEEYAALIMEELDHDNLGYIDLYNLKMLLLPDPTQSSNLETDSYIQSRLLSEKLVPTKEHNPIRRWCRRLSYFVEDNWRRIWVILLWLLICMGLFAWKFIQYRQREVFHVMGYCVCIAKGGAETLKFNMALILLPVCRNTITWLRSKTQLGGVVPFDDNINFHKVIAFGIAVGVSLHAGSHLTCDFPRLLHSTNDQYDKMKPFFGQKRPDNYWWFVKGTEGWTGVVMVALMLVAYTLAQPWFRRNRLRNLPKTLKKVTGFNAFWYSHHLFIIVYILLIIHGYFLYLSKDWDKKTTWMYLAFPVIMYACERLLRAFRSGYESVKILKVTVYPGNVLALHMSKPQGLKYTSGQYIYINCSAISSFQWHPFSITSAPGDDYLSVHIRTLGDWTSQLKYIFSRVCERPPLELSGLLRADIEQPDIQLRMPRLLIDGPYGAPAQDYKNYEVLLLVGLGIGATPLISILKDVLNNIKRQKELDAQMLVESGVKRKSTFATKRAYFYWITREQGSFEWFRGVMNEVAENDLDGVIEMHNYCTSVYEEGDARSALITMLQSINHAKNGVDVVSGTRVKTHFARPKWRNVFKHVAVNHPDKKVGVFYCGAHGLVGELKMLAKDFSRKTETEFDFHKENF
- the LOC121048790 gene encoding respiratory burst oxidase homolog protein B-like isoform X2, with protein sequence MFKEDDQCYVEVALDGCDDNTFVLRNIRGAEPESTSARLERRRSVASQLSFKLKKVTRELKRMKSSLSFKKVDRPTKPGIARALKGLKLMTKNVCSEGWPEIEIRFDELAVDGTLPKSVFAQCIGMKESSEFACEVFDALARRRGITSCCVTKEELREFWEQISDHSFNARLQTFFDMVDKNADGRISEEEVKEIITLSAAANKLSKILEHAEEYAALIMEELDHDNLGYIDLYNLKMLLLPDPTQSSNLETDSYIQSRLLSEKLVPTKEHNPIRRWCRRLSYFVEDNWRRIWVILLWLLICMGLFAWKFIQYRQREVFHVMGYCVCIAKGGAETLKFNMALILLPVCRNTITWLRSKTQLGGVVPFDDNINFHKVIAFGIAVGVSLHAGSHLTCDFPRLLHSTNDQYDKMKPFFGQKRPDNYWWFVKGTEGWTGVVMVALMLVAYTLAQPWFRRNRLRNLPKTLKKVTGFNAFWYSHHLFIIVYILLIIHGYFLYLSKDWDKKTTWMYLAFPVIMYACERLLRAFRSGYESVKILKVTVYPGNVLALHMSKPQGLKYTSGQYIYINCSAISSFQWHPFSITSAPGDDYLSVHIRTLGDWTSQLKYIFSRVCERPPLELSGLLRADIEQPDIQLSRMPRLLIDGPYGAPAQDYKNYEVLLLVGLGIGATPLISILKDVLNNIKRQKELDAQMLVESGVKRKSTFATKRAYFYWITREQGSFEWFRGVMNEVAENDLDGVIEMHNYCTSVYEEGDARSALITMLQSINHAKNGVDVVSGTRVKTHFARPKWRNVFKHVAVNHPDKKVGVFYCGAHGLVGELKMLAKDFSRKTETEFDFHKENF
- the LOC112191863 gene encoding heavy metal-associated isoprenylated plant protein 36, with the translated sequence MASTTEPKGEIQEVSEDVSTETLKYKTWVLKVSIHCGACSKKVTKILKKIDGVYITRVDYLQQKVTVIGNVEAETLIKTLTKKTTKHVELLWPDPKDNSKDKKQSKPKGNEKQSEISEEAKANHGGGGGDKKKGKEPVKDEVVEVQESGGGKKNFEVGSSSNSKGVEEGNVVKPHEGGGGGGEGKLKEAQTGSLPSQSQPAAAEKQSGGVESEAVGEKSGGGAGNGGGGGGKKKKGKGQNGNHNVNAAEGELVVNAPSTGSPPVQPGPQPQPQPHGPPNVQSQVPNVQRPIPVPASHGPPPQQQVYEHPYYPRQQQQQYEHPYPRQQHYEHPYPMQQQQHFTPVHAMNYNAAHPSISYGAAGYAPQPVYSQSHTYANWSLGNEVDPPAYDLDNLPPAPPFHPPQAYPPHPYNSSDSDTYAFFSDENPNGCGIM